A DNA window from Pseudorasbora parva isolate DD20220531a chromosome 19, ASM2467924v1, whole genome shotgun sequence contains the following coding sequences:
- the parp10 gene encoding protein mono-ADP-ribosyltransferase PARP10 yields MADNSLEERCLEVLDIPDDLDDDLLSLYFENKRRSGGGNVISLERFGNQALIVFEDAETAVRVFSQSHVLQNTKLTLRRKPPKDPGKLLLRGLNPQTSMDIVELFVENFTRMTFESEFILYPSPNKDMVLIHLKIPLSKDFQKLSEDVSKKSLNGAKVTLEQVESTDSVLVANLSPAHTEDVLELYFGSSRGGGGDVLGVSMLANGCAKVSFKDVKSVDCILQKSHHLEGTDLVVEPYFDFLHAVVDQSPVNAQDGQGSLTERMNQSDTVSSQTPIVSHTASSQSPTVSPMVSSQSPTVSNPMASTTSGHGASLADNTTSIESKITESAIEPSVQKECVGFISVPDATKHQLLSLSNLPENLTKAHPKFDVSLAKDGIQIKGPDQMEVERLKNKVLEFLTGVTQDHLTYDKLKAEFLRREDVKKRLNLSLKSIPSTYSVSDCMVTVTSSSRSAVKQAQDLIESQIAEFTLPMAKEYESVPFSKEWSEFLMSLDFCCAKVSETSGMISAVTLTGMEKDKQEKIIEFLSTPHQKEMVLSMEPGMLNFLQLHHRDLLADMGEVILFPLETGDGLSIQGDSTVCQSAAELLSAIIGSVFTKNIVVKQPGISRFLVEEEGVSILAEMTAKFEVYIDMAKVHWEPLEDKDILELAWKMTPCQSFQRSSSANFSQDLNVGVPNGHNSANAQTSARIEEAKKMLAVIGNDLDPQPSSLGSIDVESQDIYSDESQDTLAVAEDEASSPRSLQTVDLQSSSAPMNACSLEEDASFLLAIQMSMENYQRTDTEDIQMVLELSKKDSMPTDDNIQLEKAFEMSLQDAIKSSNTAEIFVYANYTHDLVRVDIALGKKVGMRQCEEKIESKNLRKLSSHQKRCIELIKRKHAVEISIQGTTAILSGFKDYVTEAVIDLKNVLRRTENMMTDAEILKAIQWVWYEQGSSKAIPYPPDATVFIENAWKMKQKNIDILFNNQPYSIDFEKMEEHGLASGKSVPIKRTMLTTEDLYMADTDEDYSLLSNMPEVCPVDVDSDEFQEVVKEFYDTLQDNHNKIRIIKVEKLMNKLLNEQYRLKKASIEQSSSEPQVERILYHGTSETSVKEICIHGFNRSFCGKNATVYGQGVYFAVNASLSVSDTYSPPNADGHKFIFRAKVLTGDFTVGKYDLKTAPLKENSGIPVRYHSVTDQINTPTLFVIFNDTQAYPQYLITCKKIYS; encoded by the exons ATGGCTGATAACAGCCTGGAGGAGCGGTGTTTGGAAGTTTTGGATATTCCTGATGATTTGGACGATGACCTTCTCTCTCTCTACTTTGAGAACAAGCGACGCTCTGGAGGAGGGAATGTGATCTCTTTGGAGAGATTTGGAAACCAAGCGTTGATAGTTTTTGAAGATGCAGAGA CTGCTGTTAGAGTTTTCTCACAGTCACATGTCCTCCAAAATACCAAACTGACACTGCGAAGGAAACCACCAAAAGACCCAGGAAAACTGTTGCTAAGAGGGCTCAATCCACAGACTTCCATGGACATTGTGGAACTTTTTGTGGAAAACTTTACTAGAATGACGTTTGAATCGGAGTTCATCCTGTATCCATCTCCAAACAAGGACATGGTTCTAATACACCTAAAAATACCTTTATCTAAAG ATTTTCAGAAGCTTAGTGAGGATGTTTCCAAGAAGAGCCTAAATGGAGCAAAGGTCACTTTGGAGCAGGTAGAATCTACAGACTCAGTTTTGGTAGCCAATCTGTCTCCTGCCCACACCGAGGATGTGCTGGAGCTCTACTTTGGGAGTAGTCGTGGTGGAGGGGGAGATGTTCTCGGAGTTAGCATGCTGGCTAACGGATGTGCTAAAGTTTCTTTCAAGGATGTGAAAT CTGTAGACTGCATTCTCCAAAAATCCCATCATTTGGAAGGTACAGATTTAGTAGTCGAGCCATACTTTGACTTCCTGCATGCTGTGGTGGATCAGTCACCTGTGAACGCTCAAGATGGACAGGGATCATTAACAGAGAGGATGAACCAAAGTGATACGGTCTCATCCCAAACTCCTATTGTTTCTCACACGGCCTCATCCCAAAGTCCTACTGTTTCTCCCATGGTCTCATCCCAAAGTCCTACTGTTTCTAACCCAATGGCAAGCACCACCTCAGGACACGGCGCTTCTCTTGCGGACAACACCACAAGTATAGAGAGTAAAATTACTGAATCTGCTATTGAGCCATCTGTCCAGAAGGAATGTGTTGGTTTTATATCTGTGCCTGATGCCACTAAACATCAACTGCTTAGTTTGAGTAATTTGCCTGAGAACCTCACAAAGGCTCACCCCAAATTTGATGTCAGTCTAGCAAAAGATGGCATCCAAATCAAAGGTCCTGACCAAATGGAGGTTGAAAGACTTAAGAACAAAGTTCTGGAGTTCCTGACTGGTGTAACACAGGACCACCTTACATATGACAAACTCAAAGCGGAGTTTCTTAGAAGGGAGGATGTTAAAAAGAGGTTAAATTTGTCTTTAAAAAGTATACCATCAACCTACAGTGTGTCAGACTGCATGGTCACTGTGACGTCTTCATCCCGTAGTGCAGTCAAACAGGCCCAAGACCTGATAGAGTCCCAGATAGCAGAGTTTACTCTGCCGATGGCCAAAGAATACGAAAGTGTGCCCTTCTCAAAGGAGTGGTCAGAATTTCTGATGTCTCTGGACTTCTGCTGTGCCAAAGTATCCGAAACTAGTGGAATGATTTCTGCGGTTACCCTGACAGGGATGGAAAAAGACAAACAAGAGAAGATCATTGAGTTTCTCAGCACACCACACCAGAAGGAGATGGTCCTATCTATGGAACCAGGAATGCTCAATTTCTTGCAACTCCATCATCGAGATCTACTGGCAGATATGGGAGAGGTCATCTTATTCCCACTGGAGACTGGAGATGGATTGAGT ATTCAGGGAGATTCGACTGTGTGCCAATCAGCGGCAGAATTATTAAGTGCTATTATTGGCTCAGTCTTTACAAAAAACATTGTAGTCAAGCAACCTGGCATTTCCCGCTTCCTGGTGGAGGAGGAGGGTGTCAGCATACTGGCAGAGATGACAGCCAAATTCGAAGTCTACATAGACATGGCAAAAGTTCATTGGGAGCCTCTAGAAGACAAA GATATATTGGAGCTGGCATGGAAAATGACACCCTGTCAAAGCTTCCAGAGAAGTTCCTCTGCAAATTTTAGTCAAGACTTGAATGTTGGAGTACCAAATGGGCACAACTCTGCTAATGCACAGACTTCAG CTCGTATTGAAGAAGCTAAGAAGATGCTGGCAGTTATTGGCAATGATCTGGACCCCCAACCTTCTAGTTTAGGATCGATAGATGTAGAATCTCAAGATATATATTCAGACGAGAGTCAAGATACCTTAGCAGTGGCAGAAGATGAGGCAAGCTCACCCCGTTCACTGCAGACCGTTGACCTCCAGAGCTCCTCTGCACCCATGAATGCCTGCAGTCTGGAGGAAGATGCAAGCTTCTTGTTGGCGATTCAGATGTCTATGGAAAACTATCAGAGAACAGACACAGAGGACATCCAGATGGTTTTAGAACTTTCCAAAAAAGACTCCATGCCAACAGACGACAACATACAGCTGGAGAAAGCATTTGAAATGTCGTTGCAGGATGCCATCAAGTCATCCAATACAGCCGAGATCTTCGTATATGCTAACTACACCCATGATCTTGTAAGGGTGGACATTGCATTGGGAAAGAAGGTTGGAATGAGACAGTGTGAGGAGAAGATCGAGAGCAAAAATCTGCGGAAACTCTCCTCCCACCAGAAGAGATGCATAGAGCTCATTAAGAGGAAGCATGCCGTAGAAATCAGCATCCAGGGCACCACCGCCATCCTCTCTGGCTTTAAAGATTACGTCACTGAGGCCGTGATTGACCTAAAGAATGTCTTGAGAAGAACAGAGAACATGATGACCGATGCTGAAATCTTAAAGGCCATACAGTGGGTGTGGTACGAGCAGGGGTCCTCTAAGGCCATACCGTACCCACCAGATGCCACTGTGTTCATTGAGAATGCTTGGAAGATGAAGCAGAAGAATATTGATATTCTGTTTAACAATCAGCCATACAGCATTGACTTTGAGAAGATGGAAGAGCATGGTTTGGCATCCGGAAAATCTGTGCCTATTAAACGGACAATGCTAACCACAGAGGACTTGTACATGGCTGATACAG atgaaGATTACAGTCTGCTGTCCAACATGCCTGAAGTGTGTCCAGTGGATGTAGATTCTGATGAATTTCAAGAGGTGGTCAAAGAATTCTATGACACCCTTCAGGacaaccacaacaaaatcagaATCATTAAG GTTGAGAAGCTCATGAATAAACTTCTGAATGAGCAGTACAGGCTGAAAAAGGCCAGTATTGAACAGAGCTCCTCAGAGCCACAGGTGGAACGCATCCTCTATCATGGCACCAGTGAAACCAGCGTGAAGGAGATATGCATTCATGGCTTCAACAGAAGCTTCTGTGGAAAGAACG CGACTGTGTATGGTCAGGGTGTCTACTTTGCGGTAAATGCATCGCTCTCTGTGTCAGACACCTACTCCCCACCGAATGCAGATGGGCACAAGTTTATTTTTAGGGCTAAAGTGCTTACCGGAGACTTCACCGTGGGCAAATATGATTTAAAAACGGCTCCGCTCAAGGAGAATTCTGGCATACCGGTCAGATACCACAGCGTGACGGATCAGATCAACACTCCAACTTTATTTGTCATCTTCAATGACACACAAGCTTATCCACAATACCTTATCACATGCAAGAAGATCTACAGTTAA